From a single Mesorhizobium shangrilense genomic region:
- a CDS encoding ABC transporter ATP-binding protein, which produces MNTGDVKNPKLGVQAATKIYRTASGDLLALDRCDLDIRANEIVSIVGPSGCGKTTLLWSMSGLHGLTSGEIRLDGKPITGPHPDIGIVFQEANLLPWRNLDANIRFPFEIKGETPDRAWIAHLLNRVGLDGFGGKFPRELSGGMQQRAAIVRALALKPSVLLMDEPFGALDSFTREEMNRLVEEIWLDTKTTIVFITHSIEEAIFLSDRVVVLSARPGRVAREYAVPFPRPRSMEIMATKEVFDLTNRIKMDIVGGRTTPKAQERASAEIVRIRP; this is translated from the coding sequence ATGAATACGGGCGATGTCAAAAACCCGAAGCTTGGCGTGCAGGCCGCGACCAAGATCTATCGCACGGCCTCCGGCGACCTGCTGGCGCTGGACCGCTGTGATCTCGACATCCGCGCCAACGAAATCGTCTCGATCGTCGGTCCTTCCGGTTGCGGCAAGACGACCCTTTTGTGGTCGATGTCGGGCCTGCATGGCCTGACCAGCGGTGAGATCCGGCTGGACGGCAAGCCGATCACCGGCCCGCATCCCGATATCGGCATCGTGTTCCAGGAAGCGAACCTCCTGCCCTGGCGCAATCTCGACGCCAACATCCGCTTTCCTTTCGAGATCAAGGGCGAGACCCCGGACCGGGCCTGGATCGCGCATCTGCTCAACCGCGTCGGGCTGGACGGCTTCGGCGGCAAGTTCCCGCGCGAGCTTTCGGGCGGCATGCAGCAACGCGCGGCGATCGTGCGGGCGCTGGCGCTGAAACCCTCGGTGCTGCTGATGGACGAGCCGTTCGGCGCGCTCGACAGCTTTACCCGCGAGGAGATGAACCGGCTGGTCGAGGAGATCTGGCTGGATACCAAGACCACCATCGTCTTCATCACGCACAGCATCGAGGAAGCCATCTTCCTTTCGGACAGGGTGGTGGTGCTCAGCGCCCGGCCGGGACGCGTGGCCAGGGAATATGCTGTTCCGTTCCCGCGGCCGCGCTCGATGGAGATCATGGCGACGAAGGAGGTTTTCGACCTCACCAACCGGATCAAGATGGACATCGTCGGCGGGCGCACGACACCGAAGGCGCAGGAGCGCGCAAGCGCCGAAATCGTGAGGATCAGGCCGTGA
- a CDS encoding ABC transporter permease, which translates to MSGGDAIPEFSKSKSGDGRDVSLTNLSAFASGPGIKSGAEVMAIIAVAVIIIGGIELALRLFHVPQYIMPPPSSIAYALFDEFPLIAPHLGYTLVELVSGFTIGAIVGLVMAAVITQFPFAEKIVAPYILLLVTTPMLALVPLLILRFGFGYTPRIIAVALAAGPMVMINAATGFRRVDSAKIALARSYGASTLQIFWKIRAPMALPMILVGLMIGAIFGLLTAVGAEMVGGGFGLGNRLTTYSSMIQMPQFFAVVLILSTLGILIYVLFFLIGKKWASWEA; encoded by the coding sequence GTGAGCGGAGGCGACGCGATTCCGGAATTCTCGAAGTCCAAATCCGGCGATGGCCGCGATGTCAGCCTGACCAATCTTTCGGCCTTCGCCAGCGGGCCCGGCATCAAGTCGGGCGCGGAGGTGATGGCCATTATCGCAGTGGCGGTGATCATCATCGGCGGCATCGAACTGGCGCTGCGGCTGTTCCATGTGCCGCAATACATCATGCCGCCGCCGAGCTCGATCGCCTACGCGCTGTTCGACGAGTTTCCGCTGATCGCGCCGCATCTAGGCTACACGCTGGTCGAGCTGGTCTCCGGCTTCACCATCGGTGCCATCGTCGGCCTGGTCATGGCCGCCGTCATCACCCAGTTTCCCTTCGCCGAGAAGATCGTTGCGCCGTACATATTGCTCCTGGTCACCACGCCGATGCTGGCCCTGGTGCCGCTGCTGATCCTGCGCTTTGGCTTCGGCTACACGCCGCGCATCATCGCGGTGGCGCTGGCCGCCGGGCCGATGGTGATGATCAACGCGGCCACGGGCTTCCGCCGCGTCGACAGTGCCAAGATCGCGCTGGCGCGTTCCTATGGCGCCAGCACCTTGCAGATCTTCTGGAAGATCCGCGCGCCTATGGCGCTGCCGATGATCCTGGTCGGGCTGATGATCGGCGCGATCTTCGGGTTGCTGACCGCTGTCGGCGCCGAGATGGTCGGCGGCGGCTTCGGCCTCGGCAACCGGCTGACCACCTATTCGTCGATGATCCAGATGCCGCAGTTCTTCGCGGTGGTGCTGATCCTGTCGACGCTCGGCATCCTCATCTACGTGCTCTTCTTCCTGATCGGCAAGAAGTGGGCGAGCTGGGAGGCATAG
- a CDS encoding ABC transporter substrate-binding protein, translated as MANENSIGGMNRRYFLQVTGAGLVTATALGASGFRAQAEAYGKFTWISPRGTLEVLDDYPYWAAKKAGYFDGLDTDMQPGPSDGTATVKFVDVGQADMGFPSPGVFSFAIQNGMKLKSVFHMGARDTFSIAFRKGEGSNDLKKLEGKTILLGSAAWQAITDPLLAAQGVDIKKVKYVEAGWPTWGTALAGGQGDAALSWEGLRAEWIAKGLDFEYWLGVEHSKLPANTFVVRAADLEDADKKAFLEKYLRGWAMGLEFGYQNPRAAVEAVFEQFPTLAKNLGPELGTTSILQQINVFRGDMDKRGGWGSHDMASWQGFFDEIHKIGQITNPVKAEDVCTNELIPAANDFDKAKVKADADGAKLSEGFAALDVEKIKAHLFDSAVK; from the coding sequence ATGGCAAATGAAAATTCGATCGGAGGAATGAACCGCCGCTACTTCCTGCAGGTCACCGGCGCCGGCCTGGTGACCGCAACGGCGCTCGGCGCTTCCGGCTTCCGCGCACAGGCCGAAGCCTATGGAAAGTTCACCTGGATCTCGCCGCGCGGCACGCTCGAAGTGCTCGACGACTATCCCTACTGGGCGGCCAAGAAGGCCGGTTACTTTGATGGGCTGGACACCGACATGCAGCCGGGCCCCTCGGACGGCACGGCGACGGTGAAGTTCGTCGATGTCGGGCAGGCCGACATGGGCTTCCCCTCGCCCGGCGTGTTCTCCTTCGCCATCCAGAACGGCATGAAGCTGAAATCGGTGTTCCATATGGGCGCGCGCGACACGTTCAGCATCGCCTTCCGCAAGGGCGAAGGATCGAACGACCTGAAGAAGCTGGAAGGCAAGACCATCCTGCTCGGTTCCGCTGCCTGGCAGGCGATCACCGATCCGTTGCTGGCGGCACAAGGCGTCGACATCAAGAAGGTCAAATATGTCGAGGCCGGCTGGCCGACCTGGGGTACCGCGCTTGCCGGCGGCCAGGGCGATGCCGCCCTGTCGTGGGAAGGGCTGCGCGCCGAATGGATCGCCAAGGGCCTCGACTTCGAATACTGGCTGGGCGTCGAGCATTCGAAGCTGCCGGCCAACACCTTCGTCGTGCGCGCCGCCGATCTCGAGGATGCCGACAAGAAGGCCTTCCTGGAAAAGTACCTGCGCGGCTGGGCGATGGGGCTTGAGTTCGGTTACCAGAACCCGCGCGCGGCCGTCGAAGCGGTGTTCGAGCAGTTCCCGACGCTGGCCAAGAATCTCGGGCCGGAGCTCGGCACCACCTCGATCCTGCAGCAGATCAACGTCTTCCGCGGCGACATGGACAAGCGCGGCGGATGGGGCTCGCACGACATGGCGAGCTGGCAGGGCTTCTTCGATGAGATCCACAAGATCGGCCAGATCACCAATCCGGTGAAGGCCGAGGATGTCTGCACCAACGAGCTGATCCCTGCCGCCAACGACTTCGACAAGGCGAAGGTCAAGGCCGACGCCGACGGCGCAAAACTGTCGGAAGGCTTTGCCGCGCTCGATGTAGAGAAGATCAAGGCGCATCTGTTCGACTCGGCGGTTAAGTAG
- a CDS encoding Gfo/Idh/MocA family protein produces MSDKVKVLVVGLGNMGASHASAYHRSEGFEIVGIMSRSIKSSTKIPAELAGYPLYEDFDQALKETKPDAVSINSWPNSHAEYALKAIAANCHVFMEKPLATNIEDAEKVVAAARARNRKLVLGYILRVHPSWIKFIEVGKTLGKPLVMRLNLNQQSSGSAWHWHKNLIDSLIPIVDCGVHYVDVMCQLTGAKPVRVHGIGAKLWAEADKQNYGHLHVTFDDGSVGWYEAGWGPMMSETAYFVKDVVGPKGAVSIVAGQQASAATDAEVSNSADIDRHTKTDALKIHYAAVDGDKNFSRPNEIVSMEDEPGHQELCDREQAFFLRAIRENLDLTEQMDAAVNSLRIVLAAEQSIALGRTVDL; encoded by the coding sequence GTGTCCGACAAGGTAAAAGTGCTGGTGGTGGGTCTCGGCAATATGGGCGCATCGCATGCCAGCGCCTATCACCGCTCAGAGGGTTTCGAGATCGTCGGCATCATGAGCCGCTCGATCAAGAGCAGCACGAAGATCCCGGCGGAACTGGCCGGCTATCCGCTCTACGAGGATTTCGACCAGGCGCTGAAGGAGACCAAACCAGACGCCGTTTCCATCAACAGTTGGCCGAACAGCCATGCCGAATATGCGCTGAAGGCGATTGCAGCCAATTGCCATGTGTTCATGGAAAAGCCGCTGGCCACCAACATCGAGGATGCGGAGAAGGTCGTCGCGGCCGCGCGGGCCAGGAACCGCAAGCTGGTGCTCGGCTACATCCTGCGCGTCCATCCTTCGTGGATCAAGTTCATCGAGGTCGGCAAGACGCTGGGCAAGCCGCTGGTGATGCGGCTCAACCTCAACCAGCAGAGCAGTGGCAGCGCCTGGCACTGGCACAAGAACCTGATCGATTCGCTGATCCCGATCGTCGATTGCGGCGTGCACTATGTCGACGTCATGTGCCAGCTGACCGGCGCCAAGCCGGTGCGCGTGCATGGTATCGGCGCGAAACTTTGGGCGGAAGCCGACAAACAGAATTACGGCCATCTGCACGTCACCTTCGATGACGGCTCGGTCGGCTGGTACGAGGCGGGCTGGGGTCCGATGATGAGCGAGACCGCCTATTTCGTGAAGGATGTGGTCGGGCCTAAGGGCGCGGTGTCGATCGTCGCCGGCCAGCAGGCGAGCGCAGCCACCGATGCCGAGGTTTCCAACTCGGCCGACATCGACCGGCACACCAAGACCGATGCGCTGAAGATCCACTATGCCGCGGTGGACGGCGACAAGAATTTCTCCAGGCCCAACGAGATCGTGAGCATGGAGGACGAGCCCGGCCACCAGGAGCTTTGCGATCGCGAGCAGGCCTTTTTCCTGCGCGCCATCCGCGAGAATCTCGACCTGACAGAGCAGATGGACGCGGCGGTCAACAGCCTGCGCATCGTGCTCGCCGCCGAGCAGAGCATCGCGCTGGGGCGCACCGTCGACCTCTGA
- a CDS encoding amidase codes for MAGISESFLETYAESDALDLAGMVHRGEVSPAELVECAVTMIERLNPALNAVVHRLYDMARAQADTVDRSSAFAGVPFLLKELASSWAGAPNTNSSFYLKDVIADFDTEVVRRMKAAGLVLVGKSNAPENGWSITTEPKLYGTTKNPWKEGITPGGSSGGAAAAIASRMVPIAEASDGAGSIRIPASCCGIVGLKPSRGRVSLAPFGDYWYGGAYFLCCSRTVRDTAAYLDAVAGALPGDPYTPPVPDGSWLSLLARAPKKLRIGFSVTPPNGTAIDAEVKAAVLAIVAALERLGHNVEEHDMPLDADAVWATYTNMTCVQTAATFDYLETVIGRPVTPADVEAVTWAIIERGRSTSGTRHISDVEQLRQVGRAIVGDLSAYDLFITPTLTQLPRPFGYYDMSETDIDRYNAKWADSVFAFPFNISGQPAISLPLGWSKGGVPIGVQLVGRYGDEATVLAASAQLEQDMPWKDKRPAMSA; via the coding sequence ATGGCTGGGATATCGGAAAGCTTCCTCGAAACCTACGCGGAATCCGACGCGCTGGATCTCGCTGGTATGGTGCATCGGGGCGAGGTTTCGCCGGCCGAGCTCGTCGAGTGTGCCGTCACCATGATCGAAAGGCTGAACCCGGCGCTCAACGCGGTGGTTCATCGCCTCTATGACATGGCGCGCGCGCAGGCGGATACGGTCGACAGATCATCGGCTTTCGCCGGCGTGCCGTTCCTGCTCAAGGAGCTGGCCTCCTCCTGGGCAGGCGCGCCAAACACCAATTCCTCCTTCTACCTGAAGGATGTCATCGCCGACTTCGACACCGAGGTGGTTCGCCGCATGAAGGCGGCCGGGCTGGTGCTGGTCGGCAAGTCGAACGCGCCGGAGAATGGCTGGTCGATCACCACCGAGCCAAAACTCTATGGCACGACGAAGAACCCATGGAAGGAAGGCATCACGCCGGGAGGTTCGAGCGGTGGGGCAGCGGCGGCCATCGCCTCGCGCATGGTGCCGATCGCCGAGGCCAGCGATGGCGCCGGCTCGATCCGCATCCCGGCGTCGTGCTGCGGCATCGTTGGGCTGAAACCGTCGCGCGGCCGTGTCAGTCTCGCGCCGTTTGGTGATTACTGGTATGGCGGCGCCTATTTCCTGTGCTGCTCGCGTACGGTGCGCGATACCGCGGCCTATCTCGACGCGGTGGCCGGCGCGCTGCCGGGCGACCCCTACACGCCGCCGGTCCCCGACGGCTCCTGGCTCAGCCTGTTGGCGCGGGCGCCGAAGAAGCTGCGCATCGGGTTTTCCGTCACGCCGCCAAACGGCACGGCCATCGACGCGGAGGTGAAGGCGGCGGTGCTGGCAATCGTGGCCGCGCTGGAGCGTCTGGGCCACAATGTCGAGGAACACGACATGCCGCTCGACGCCGATGCGGTCTGGGCGACCTACACCAACATGACCTGCGTGCAGACGGCGGCGACCTTCGACTATCTTGAAACAGTGATCGGCCGGCCGGTGACGCCAGCCGATGTCGAAGCGGTGACCTGGGCGATCATCGAGCGCGGGCGTTCGACCAGCGGCACCCGGCACATTTCAGACGTCGAGCAGCTCAGGCAGGTCGGCCGCGCCATCGTCGGCGATCTCTCGGCCTATGATCTCTTCATCACGCCGACGCTGACGCAACTGCCCCGGCCCTTCGGCTATTACGACATGTCGGAAACGGACATCGACCGCTACAACGCCAAATGGGCGGACTCGGTCTTCGCCTTCCCGTTCAACATTTCGGGGCAGCCGGCGATCTCGCTGCCGCTCGGCTGGTCCAAAGGCGGCGTGCCGATCGGCGTGCAGTTGGTCGGCCGCTATGGCGACGAGGCGACGGTGCTGGCGGCGTCGGCGCAGCTGGAGCAGGACATGCCCTGGAAGGATAAGCGACCGGCGATGAGTGCTTGA
- a CDS encoding Xaa-Pro peptidase family protein: protein MTDFVDRERATRLMEHAGIEALVLCEPEAFQYATGAWIGAAGLFRRAGAGFVVIPRRGDLPIGVVVADFYAAQLRAASPDALVYTHPIWIESAPFEASTSGHSLGERIEAGLISLGRGLDFSRPGTFELANSAVQLKRILGEFGLDRATIGIDLDFVSATDFSALQTMLPDCLMINGSPVLDRLRAIKSQREIDLLRQGIVLSEAGLVRLRERAAPGMRQSDLVALYREGVAGAAAGLSHPVSTAEYVTLGAHAKGADAVAATGDPLKCDMVCTLTGYAADMSRNFVFGPPSADQAELHAIAERAFEDGLAQLMPGKPISGVHRAATESLARQGLRSYRRGHFGHGVGQSVFSEQWPYIAADCDAEIEAGMVLAYEIPLYINGLASFNLEDQFLITPDGPVSMNRLPRRLEIIG from the coding sequence ATGACCGACTTTGTGGATCGTGAACGCGCGACGCGGCTGATGGAGCACGCGGGGATAGAGGCGCTGGTACTTTGCGAGCCCGAAGCCTTTCAGTACGCGACCGGAGCATGGATCGGTGCTGCCGGTCTGTTCCGGCGGGCAGGGGCGGGCTTCGTCGTCATTCCCAGGAGAGGCGACCTACCGATCGGCGTGGTCGTGGCCGATTTCTACGCGGCGCAACTGCGGGCAGCGTCCCCGGATGCTCTCGTCTACACCCATCCCATCTGGATCGAATCCGCACCTTTCGAGGCCTCGACATCAGGGCATTCGCTGGGAGAGCGCATCGAGGCCGGGCTGATCTCGCTTGGTCGGGGCCTAGACTTTTCCAGGCCGGGCACTTTCGAGCTCGCCAACTCGGCCGTACAGCTCAAGCGGATCCTCGGCGAATTCGGGCTCGACCGCGCGACGATCGGCATCGATCTGGATTTCGTGTCCGCGACTGACTTTTCGGCGCTGCAAACGATGCTGCCGGACTGTCTGATGATCAATGGCTCGCCGGTTCTCGACAGGCTGCGCGCCATCAAGTCGCAGCGAGAAATCGACCTTCTCCGGCAAGGTATCGTCCTGTCCGAGGCCGGCTTGGTGAGGCTGCGGGAGCGTGCGGCGCCAGGCATGCGCCAGTCGGACCTTGTTGCCCTCTACAGGGAAGGCGTGGCCGGTGCGGCGGCGGGATTGTCCCACCCCGTCTCGACGGCGGAGTATGTAACGCTCGGCGCCCATGCCAAGGGCGCCGACGCGGTTGCGGCAACCGGCGATCCGCTGAAGTGCGACATGGTCTGCACGCTCACTGGCTACGCGGCCGACATGTCGCGCAATTTCGTCTTCGGGCCGCCATCGGCCGATCAGGCCGAATTGCACGCCATCGCCGAAAGAGCCTTCGAGGACGGACTGGCGCAACTGATGCCTGGCAAGCCGATTTCGGGCGTGCACCGCGCCGCCACCGAGAGCCTGGCGCGGCAGGGCCTGCGCTCTTATCGCCGTGGCCATTTCGGCCATGGCGTCGGCCAGTCGGTGTTTTCCGAGCAATGGCCGTATATCGCCGCCGATTGTGATGCCGAGATCGAAGCCGGCATGGTGCTGGCGTACGAAATACCGCTCTACATCAACGGTCTCGCCAGCTTCAATCTCGAGGACCAGTTCCTGATCACGCCGGACGGGCCGGTCTCGATGAACCGGCTGCCGAGGCGGCTGGAGATCATCGGGTAG
- the ehuD gene encoding ectoine/hydroxyectoine ABC transporter permease subunit EhuD, which translates to MSFDFGFALGILPVLLQGAVLTVLATIGGFAGALVGGAIVATMHRSDIKALRFLAIGFVYVIRNTPLLVQLYFVFYVLPSFGITIGALSAGILGLSLHYSAFIAEVYRAGIGAVPVGQFEAADALGLGTVQKWALVIAPQAVKPILPVLGNYLIGMFKETPILATITVIELFGAAQDVAGKTYRYNEPYTLVALIFLAISIPCSLLVRRLDSTRKGA; encoded by the coding sequence GTGTCGTTTGATTTCGGCTTCGCGCTCGGCATCCTGCCGGTCCTGCTGCAAGGCGCCGTGCTGACTGTGCTGGCGACGATCGGCGGCTTCGCCGGCGCGCTGGTTGGCGGCGCCATCGTCGCGACCATGCACCGTTCCGATATCAAGGCGCTGCGTTTCCTGGCGATCGGCTTCGTCTATGTGATCCGCAACACACCGCTTCTGGTGCAGCTCTATTTCGTCTTCTACGTGCTGCCGTCCTTCGGCATCACCATCGGGGCCCTTTCGGCCGGCATACTCGGCCTGTCCCTGCATTATTCCGCCTTCATCGCCGAGGTCTATCGCGCCGGCATCGGCGCGGTGCCCGTGGGCCAGTTCGAGGCCGCCGACGCGCTTGGCCTCGGCACCGTCCAGAAATGGGCGCTGGTCATCGCGCCCCAGGCAGTCAAGCCGATCCTCCCGGTGCTCGGAAACTATCTGATCGGCATGTTCAAGGAGACGCCGATCCTGGCGACCATCACCGTCATCGAACTGTTTGGCGCCGCGCAGGATGTGGCGGGCAAGACCTATCGCTACAACGAGCCCTACACTCTGGTGGCGCTGATCTTCCTGGCCATCAGCATTCCCTGTTCGCTGCTTGTCAGGCGGTTAGATAGCACCCGCAAGGGCGCCTAG
- the ehuC gene encoding ectoine/hydroxyectoine ABC transporter permease subunit EhuC: protein MTDSFAKLAELMPLLLEGAWATLRISAMSLVAAMAVAFLIGMARLSGLRPLRIGAVIFVEFFRGTSLLVQLFFLYFILPLYHIRLGAETTAVLGIGLNLGAYGSEIVRSAIASIGIGQYEAARSLSLPRWITFSKIIFPQAMLIMLPSFGNLAIEIVKATALVSLITITELTQTGHNLINATGDTSLVWLIILVMYLAINTPLNLLVSWAEKRAGRFKQGKSRVV from the coding sequence GTGACGGACAGCTTCGCCAAGCTGGCCGAACTCATGCCCCTTCTGCTGGAGGGGGCATGGGCGACCTTGCGGATATCGGCCATGTCGCTGGTCGCGGCCATGGCCGTCGCCTTCCTGATCGGCATGGCCAGGCTGTCCGGCCTGCGGCCGCTGCGCATCGGCGCCGTCATCTTCGTCGAGTTCTTCCGCGGCACCTCGCTCTTGGTGCAGCTTTTCTTTCTCTACTTCATCCTGCCGCTTTATCACATTCGGCTGGGTGCCGAGACGACCGCGGTGCTCGGCATCGGCCTCAACCTCGGCGCCTACGGCTCGGAGATCGTCCGCTCGGCCATCGCCAGCATCGGCATAGGCCAGTATGAGGCGGCACGCAGCCTTTCGCTGCCCCGCTGGATCACCTTCTCGAAAATCATCTTTCCGCAGGCCATGCTGATCATGCTGCCGAGCTTCGGCAACCTGGCCATCGAGATCGTCAAGGCCACCGCGCTTGTCTCGCTCATCACCATCACCGAACTGACCCAGACCGGCCACAATCTGATCAACGCCACCGGCGACACGTCGCTGGTCTGGCTGATCATCCTGGTGATGTATCTCGCCATCAACACGCCGCTGAATCTTCTCGTGTCCTGGGCGGAAAAGCGCGCCGGCCGCTTCAAGCAGGGGAAATCGCGTGTCGTTTGA
- the ehuB gene encoding ectoine/hydroxyectoine ABC transporter substrate-binding protein EhuB, with protein MRSVLGRLSYGFLAAALWTVAPTTQAMSATAFETAKQTGTVTVGLANEKPYAYIETDGKVTGAIVEVLRAALEPLGITKIEANVNEFSALVPGVMAGRFDIIGAGMYVTPKRCESIAFTNPLTQIATVLATHAGNPGNIHSLEDIAKSSTLKVGSQLGTAQVDDLHRAGIPDNRIVLFSRDTEGFSGLQAGRVDAIYYPALEISELIAKTGAKDVERVEPFTIAKGADGKPLLNFQSLGLRKEDTDFIEALNKQIAALRASGKLAEILKPFGFSAQDLPADGVTAAAICSGS; from the coding sequence ATGAGAAGCGTATTGGGCAGGCTGAGCTACGGGTTCCTGGCGGCCGCATTGTGGACCGTGGCCCCGACAACGCAGGCGATGTCGGCGACGGCATTCGAGACGGCCAAGCAGACGGGCACCGTCACCGTCGGCCTCGCCAACGAAAAGCCTTACGCCTATATCGAAACCGACGGCAAGGTTACCGGCGCCATCGTCGAGGTGCTGCGCGCCGCACTCGAGCCGCTGGGCATCACCAAGATCGAAGCCAACGTCAACGAATTCTCGGCGCTTGTTCCCGGCGTCATGGCCGGCCGCTTCGACATCATCGGCGCCGGCATGTATGTCACGCCGAAACGCTGCGAAAGCATCGCCTTCACCAATCCGTTGACGCAGATCGCCACCGTCCTCGCCACCCATGCCGGCAACCCCGGCAACATCCATTCGCTCGAGGACATCGCAAAGTCGTCGACGCTGAAGGTCGGCAGCCAGCTCGGCACCGCGCAGGTTGATGACCTGCACCGCGCCGGCATACCCGACAACAGGATCGTGCTGTTCTCGCGCGACACCGAAGGCTTTTCCGGGCTGCAGGCCGGGCGTGTCGATGCGATCTATTATCCGGCACTGGAAATAAGCGAACTGATCGCCAAGACCGGCGCCAAGGATGTCGAGCGCGTCGAGCCGTTCACCATTGCCAAGGGCGCCGACGGCAAGCCGCTGCTCAACTTCCAGTCGCTTGGCCTGCGCAAGGAAGACACCGATTTCATCGAGGCGCTCAACAAGCAGATCGCCGCCTTGCGCGCCTCGGGCAAGCTCGCCGAAATCCTGAAACCGTTCGGCTTCAGCGCACAGGACCTGCCGGCTGACGGCGTCACCGCCGCCGCCATCTGCTCGGGTTCGTAG